From Brassica rapa cultivar Chiifu-401-42 chromosome A06, CAAS_Brap_v3.01, whole genome shotgun sequence:
CTTTCCTTGGGGTTAGCTTGAATCTAACAGGGAGGTATGTCGCCTCAACAGGTCTCTTCTTTTAAAAGGCATAAAACAAATCAGAAGGATTATGGAGTGAATTGCATCATGTATAGCAAGCATATTACGGTGTATGAAATATTTCTatgttattataaaaatataattgtttaagGGCATAACATGTAATTCGGATGGCAAGTAAATCTCACATTAATCATCAAATTTCAATGAAACTCTATCCTAAGTGCAAAACCCTAAACTCTGATTTATTTAACCATAAAAAGAAAACGacaaccaaaaaataaataaatagaaagacATTAAACTTCCAAATTCCTATGCTATTATTGATTCAGTTACTTCATCTCCGTGAATGAAGATGTATTGTTCTCTTTCATATGCCTCGTACAAGCAGAATCATCATAGATTATGAGCACCTGCTTATAAGACCTTTTAGACAATTCTAATAGAGAAAATTGTCTCTAATAAAAAGGGGACAATTTAGAATTTAGAGCGGGTAGCGGGAATCGAACCCGCATCGTTAGCTTGGAAGGCTAAGGGTTTTAGTCGACGTATAGAGGCTTGGAGCAACACGGAGGCAAGCTACAATCAACCTCCTCAGCGCTATTGGTCTCGGCCTCATCATCAATCATGCCAAACAAGTAATCGAGACGTGCCTTATCAGCTTTCTCAATCTCATCAAATTTCAAAAGATTGTTTTGCTTTCCGTGAACAAGATCTTGACCTTCTATAAATCGGAGCCGTGCAGAAGAAGAAAGAGCTAAGTGATTAGTGAAGAGCAAGAGGACTATGATGCTGATAAAGCTGATTCTACAAGTGTTCGCCATTGTCGAAGAGAAACTTGATCAGGACTTTAGGGCTTTCTTGTTGTTGATGTTGGAAAAAGCTTGTTGTAgatttaagttatgattttTAAGAGTCGATCTATCTaagttgtttatatatatacagcCTAATTATTCGTTTCCTAGTTTACTTTAGTATTAAAAAGGTGGTCGTATATACATATTGGAATAGGATTTTATCTTCTTTTGTTGAATTATTTACATGCACTCTTAAAGACTTATCTAATTTAACTAACTATAGATTTGGTTATGGGTTCTTTCCTTTTCTAATTTGCTAAAgacataaaaacatataattaaaataaattgtaagatcagtgagaaaaaaaaaattgtttcttataattaaaatagaaaatgttCATAAACAAATTATCATAATTACATAAAAATTTAGGGAGAATTTGTTGTATAAccataataagaaaaaaattaagaatataaCCATGGCTTGGAAAATGTGTCTTTTTGCCACATTAATGGACATTGAAGTCCTTCGTATCACATGAGCGTTTGTATACCATACTGAACAGCCATGTaccattctatttcaaatgtcGATATAGAATAGATCATTTCAAACAAACGTACATCTATAGTAGGGAGGGAGGgtgggagggagggagggagggagggagagagagaggaagagggatagagagggagggagagggagagagagagggagggagagggagagagagagggagggagagaggGAGGGAGGGTATTCTattctatattttataaatattatagaatATAACACTACATTATTTGAACATTACATATTggagaaag
This genomic window contains:
- the LOC117126175 gene encoding uncharacterized protein LOC117126175 encodes the protein MANTCRISFISIIVLLLFTNHLALSSSARLRFIEGQDLVHGKQNNLLKFDEIEKADKARLDYLFGMIDDEAETNSAEEVDCSLPPCCSKPLYVD